A genomic window from Cytobacillus suaedae includes:
- a CDS encoding VanZ family protein, giving the protein MGLIWILSSLPHDAVIDTPYSWDRAFKESLHLIAFGILYLLFVLFFAVDGKLTHKTSKISAAIAISYGFIDELHQYFVPYRSATVIDIVKDTIGVLVAYYLIRHFYLTKKGA; this is encoded by the coding sequence ATGGGATTAATATGGATTCTTTCGAGTCTGCCTCATGATGCAGTTATTGATACACCTTATTCATGGGACAGAGCCTTTAAGGAATCACTTCATTTAATTGCGTTTGGGATTCTTTATCTCCTATTTGTTCTTTTCTTTGCTGTCGATGGAAAGCTGACCCATAAAACAAGCAAGATCTCTGCTGCAATTGCCATTTCCTATGGATTTATTGATGAATTACATCAATATTTTGTGCCATACCGATCGGCAACCGTCATCGACATCGTTAAAGATACAATAGGAGTTCTTGTAGCCTACTATCTAATCCGACACTTCTACTTGACAAAAAAAGGGGCCTGA
- a CDS encoding DUF1146 domain-containing protein has protein sequence MLAGFGQQALISILSHLLFISITWWALQSINYEKILKPNHVIQARLVLIFATIAIGSTVSNFFLDYLLWSQQLPSLF, from the coding sequence ATGCTCGCAGGATTCGGTCAGCAAGCCTTAATCAGTATCTTGTCACATTTATTATTTATATCAATCACCTGGTGGGCTCTACAATCCATTAACTACGAAAAAATACTAAAACCAAACCATGTTATCCAAGCACGACTTGTACTTATTTTCGCTACAATTGCCATTGGATCAACGGTAAGTAACTTTTTCCTAGACTACTTATTGTGGTCACAGCAACTTCCATCATTGTTTTAA
- the nuoN gene encoding NADH-quinone oxidoreductase subunit NuoN, with the protein MDLKTFLGFEWSIMAPEFIIIGVATLLSIIDLFMGKDKSRRPLGWIGVAGVVLAIISLVGLLDKEATSILHDTFRLDGFGKAFKLIMLVGAGMVLLLAMNYEPKEGMKEYRGEFYYLLLTALLGAMIMTSSGDLITLFVGLELLSISSYILAGLRKKNKLSNESAMKYVINGGISTAFILFGMSYVYGLTGSTNLTEIFTLLSNLQNEKLIYVLAIAFFMIFIGLSFKIATAPFHMWAPDVYQGAPTPVTAFLSIVSKAAGFAIILRVMIIIFGQVSSGNEETPILIFHLQDYIAFLAGATMIIGNTIALKQRNIKRLLAYSSIAQAGYILVAFATLSYFMIDAVWFYLVAYLFMNLGVFAILQVITDKSGSEDITQFAGLYKRSPLVAVAMGIFILSLAGIPGTAGFIGKLNIFLGAFVTDPAHYVLASIMIATTVVSYFYYFGILTQMFFRPAIDDSKVKLPSGILIVVVLCVIGTIGLGIFPGIALDFLSQFDRFSDFIG; encoded by the coding sequence ATGGATCTCAAAACATTTTTAGGCTTTGAATGGAGTATCATGGCACCAGAGTTTATCATCATCGGTGTAGCTACCCTTCTATCCATCATTGATTTATTTATGGGGAAAGATAAAAGCCGAAGACCTCTAGGTTGGATAGGAGTTGCCGGGGTTGTTCTAGCCATCATTTCGCTAGTGGGGCTACTAGATAAAGAGGCTACATCCATTCTACATGATACATTCAGATTAGATGGTTTCGGTAAAGCATTTAAGCTAATCATGCTTGTTGGGGCAGGAATGGTTCTTCTTTTAGCAATGAACTATGAGCCAAAAGAAGGCATGAAAGAATACCGTGGTGAGTTTTACTACCTGCTCTTAACGGCCCTTTTAGGTGCGATGATCATGACATCAAGTGGAGACTTAATCACTCTATTTGTTGGTCTTGAGCTATTATCGATTTCATCCTATATCTTGGCTGGACTTCGTAAGAAAAACAAACTCTCTAACGAATCAGCTATGAAATATGTAATCAATGGTGGAATCTCAACAGCATTTATCTTGTTTGGTATGAGTTATGTATACGGGTTAACTGGCTCAACAAATCTTACTGAGATTTTTACGCTATTAAGTAACCTTCAAAATGAAAAATTAATTTATGTTCTTGCTATTGCGTTTTTCATGATATTCATTGGATTATCATTTAAAATTGCAACAGCTCCATTTCATATGTGGGCTCCAGATGTCTACCAAGGTGCACCAACACCAGTTACTGCTTTCTTAAGTATCGTCTCAAAAGCAGCTGGGTTCGCGATTATCCTTCGTGTGATGATCATTATCTTTGGTCAGGTTTCATCTGGAAATGAAGAAACACCAATTTTAATTTTCCACCTTCAGGATTATATTGCCTTCCTGGCAGGTGCTACAATGATTATTGGAAATACAATTGCGTTAAAGCAACGTAATATCAAGCGTCTACTTGCTTACTCAAGTATTGCACAAGCAGGTTATATCCTAGTTGCGTTTGCAACACTGTCCTATTTTATGATAGATGCCGTTTGGTTCTACCTTGTTGCGTATCTATTCATGAACCTTGGAGTATTTGCAATCCTACAGGTTATTACGGATAAGTCAGGATCAGAAGATATTACTCAATTTGCTGGCCTTTATAAGCGTTCACCGCTTGTAGCAGTGGCGATGGGTATTTTCATCCTATCTCTTGCTGGAATTCCAGGTACGGCAGGTTTTATTGGTAAGTTAAACATCTTCCTTGGTGCATTTGTGACAGACCCTGCACATTATGTGTTAGCGTCGATCATGATTGCAACAACAGTAGTTTCTTACTTCTATTATTTTGGAATTCTAACACAAATGTTCTTTAGACCGGCTATAGATGATAGCAAAGTGAAGCTTCCTTCTGGAATACTAATTGTTGTTGTTCTATGTGTAATTGGAACAATCGGCCTTGGTATCTTCCCAGGAATCGCACTCGACTTCCTAAGCCAGTTTGACCGTTTTTCTGATTTTATTGGTTAG
- a CDS encoding Lrp/AsnC family transcriptional regulator: MKLDEIDKKILQLLTENGRMSYVDIGKELNLSRVAIRERVNQLMENGVIEKFSVVINSEKVGKGVSAFFEVDCEPASLVRVAEALANNPQVASCYQMTGPSTLHMHVLVEDFVKLENFINEELYSLEGITRVESHILLRRFKSRTGLKL; the protein is encoded by the coding sequence TTGAAGCTTGATGAAATAGATAAAAAAATACTTCAACTCTTAACTGAAAATGGTAGGATGTCCTATGTTGATATTGGAAAAGAACTAAATTTATCAAGGGTAGCAATCCGTGAACGAGTCAATCAACTAATGGAAAACGGTGTGATTGAAAAATTTTCAGTCGTGATCAACTCTGAAAAGGTTGGAAAAGGGGTTTCTGCATTTTTCGAAGTAGATTGTGAACCTGCATCATTAGTTAGGGTGGCTGAAGCATTAGCGAATAACCCTCAGGTGGCAAGCTGTTACCAGATGACTGGCCCTAGTACATTACATATGCATGTTCTTGTAGAGGATTTTGTAAAGTTAGAGAACTTTATAAACGAGGAACTTTACAGTTTAGAAGGAATTACGAGGGTAGAGAGTCATATTTTATTACGTCGCTTTAAAAGTAGAACAGGCTTAAAATTATAA
- a CDS encoding ABC transporter ATP-binding protein, with translation MPLVTINNLTKTFGKDTAVNNVSFNIKKGSCFALLGPNGAGKTTTLRMLAGIIKPTSGSIQFTGMEKGDHRQHIGYLPQHPVFYNWMTAEEFLVYVGQLAHLSKKEARAKADELLELVGLVDAKKKRIRGFSGGMKQRLGIAQTMIHNPRLIMLDEPVSALDPVGRREVIEMMRELKKQTTILFSTHVLHDAEEVCDDIVIIRKGEVALEGTLQELRRNHQQPLLTVSADENIGSWLESVKENEWVSNVNVNTDGRTATIVVTDIEQARTKLIQDISTKNIPITSFSVGQTSLEDLFMKVVKS, from the coding sequence ATGCCATTAGTGACCATAAATAATTTAACAAAAACGTTCGGAAAAGATACGGCAGTTAACAATGTTTCTTTTAATATAAAAAAAGGAAGCTGTTTTGCATTACTTGGTCCAAATGGTGCAGGGAAAACAACAACATTGCGAATGCTTGCTGGTATTATAAAACCTACTAGCGGTTCTATTCAATTTACAGGAATGGAAAAAGGGGATCACCGTCAGCATATCGGTTACTTACCGCAGCACCCGGTATTTTATAACTGGATGACGGCAGAGGAATTTTTAGTATACGTTGGACAGTTAGCTCACTTATCAAAAAAAGAGGCAAGAGCCAAAGCAGATGAATTACTAGAATTAGTTGGTTTAGTAGATGCAAAGAAAAAGAGAATTCGCGGGTTTTCAGGGGGAATGAAACAACGTTTAGGGATTGCGCAAACGATGATTCATAATCCAAGGCTAATCATGCTAGATGAACCCGTTTCAGCTCTTGATCCAGTTGGGCGTCGTGAAGTGATTGAAATGATGAGAGAGCTTAAAAAGCAAACCACCATCCTCTTCTCAACACATGTACTGCATGATGCAGAAGAGGTTTGCGATGATATTGTCATTATCCGCAAGGGTGAGGTTGCATTAGAAGGAACGTTACAAGAGCTTAGACGCAATCATCAACAACCGTTATTAACGGTATCTGCAGATGAAAATATCGGGAGTTGGCTTGAAAGCGTAAAAGAGAATGAATGGGTATCAAATGTTAACGTGAATACAGATGGTCGAACAGCTACAATAGTCGTAACAGATATTGAACAGGCAAGAACGAAGCTAATCCAAGATATCTCTACAAAAAATATCCCAATTACATCTTTCTCGGTAGGGCAAACGTCATTAGAAGATTTATTTATGAAGGTGGTAAAATCATGA
- a CDS encoding PLDc_N domain-containing protein gives MAELAQLNWALLAPIAIIQLILMVTALVDLIRSEETNGPKLFWVLLILFVSMIGPILYFVIGRKK, from the coding sequence ATGGCAGAACTTGCACAGTTAAATTGGGCGTTACTTGCACCAATCGCAATTATACAATTAATTTTGATGGTAACAGCATTGGTAGATTTGATTCGAAGTGAGGAAACAAATGGACCTAAGTTATTTTGGGTGTTATTGATTTTATTTGTTAGTATGATTGGACCGATTCTTTATTTTGTTATTGGAAGGAAGAAATAG
- a CDS encoding M23 family metallopeptidase — MREEENKRTSQNSSSNLQRFFKKRWVFPAIYLASAAIILTGVLWFQGANNDVAENEPNTNEGLPGTAQNGEPAVPVNSTVENFAMPVLDEDAVEIHKQFYDADGSKEDQEAALVSYENTYYPNKGIDIVAKDGKSFDVAASLSGTVVRSEQDSLFGNIVEIEHAEGVVTVYHSLADVMVEQGDRVDQGQVIAKAGKNLFNKDADTHVHFEIRNNGVAVNPIEFFNQPLTSLEQEESASEQPVEQADPTQQKEENTEDAEEAPADAEETPADEDKSEQDENTDASIGMATV; from the coding sequence ATGAGAGAGGAAGAAAACAAACGTACTTCTCAAAATTCAAGTTCAAATTTACAACGTTTTTTTAAAAAGCGTTGGGTGTTTCCAGCAATTTATTTAGCTAGTGCAGCAATTATTCTGACAGGTGTGTTATGGTTCCAAGGTGCAAACAATGATGTCGCAGAAAATGAACCAAACACAAACGAGGGATTACCAGGAACAGCACAAAATGGTGAACCAGCTGTACCGGTAAACTCAACAGTCGAAAACTTTGCAATGCCAGTACTTGATGAAGACGCGGTTGAGATTCACAAGCAATTCTATGATGCAGATGGTAGCAAAGAAGATCAAGAAGCAGCGCTAGTATCCTATGAAAACACGTACTATCCAAACAAAGGAATTGACATCGTAGCAAAAGATGGAAAAAGCTTTGATGTAGCAGCTTCACTATCTGGTACAGTTGTAAGATCTGAACAAGATTCTTTATTTGGAAACATTGTTGAAATCGAGCATGCAGAAGGTGTGGTAACAGTATACCATTCACTAGCTGATGTGATGGTTGAACAAGGTGATCGTGTAGACCAAGGTCAAGTGATTGCTAAAGCTGGAAAAAATCTATTTAACAAAGACGCTGACACGCATGTTCACTTTGAAATCCGTAACAATGGCGTAGCAGTAAATCCAATCGAGTTTTTTAATCAACCACTAACTTCTTTAGAACAAGAAGAAAGTGCATCAGAACAACCAGTTGAGCAAGCTGATCCAACTCAACAAAAAGAAGAAAACACAGAAGATGCTGAAGAAGCTCCAGCAGATGCTGAAGAAACACCAGCAGATGAAGATAAATCAGAACAAGACGAAAATACAGATGCTTCAATTGGCATGGCAACCGTCTAA
- the spoIID gene encoding stage II sporulation protein D, translating to MNPLKPIVALVSVLFVVILMIPTLLVVPFGDKVSGQLGEELQSVKQEKVSLPTGPTFEVAVHRSKLNTIEKVQLEDYVVGVVASEMNASFEPEALKAQALAARTYIVKHLLNPEKLGIPEEADVGDTVLHQVYKSKEELKKQWGKDYDLYLQKVQDAVAQTQGKILTYDNQPIEPSFFSTSNGYTENSEAYWQNAFPYLKSVESPWDKESPRFYDQKTISVKDFEKALGVKLGNDSTIGKVISRTPGKRVGEVEISNKKFTGRQIRELLELRSSDFEWKRNGNNIVISTKGYGHGVGMSQYGANGMAAEGKTHEQIISHYYQGVQITSADSYITKFTAKQ from the coding sequence ATGAACCCATTGAAACCAATAGTCGCACTTGTATCAGTCTTATTCGTTGTCATTTTAATGATCCCTACATTACTTGTCGTCCCCTTTGGTGACAAAGTAAGTGGCCAACTTGGAGAAGAACTCCAATCCGTCAAACAAGAAAAGGTGTCACTTCCAACAGGACCTACTTTTGAAGTGGCTGTCCACCGTAGTAAACTAAATACAATTGAAAAGGTACAACTAGAGGATTATGTCGTTGGCGTGGTTGCGTCAGAGATGAATGCTAGTTTCGAACCAGAAGCATTAAAAGCACAGGCATTAGCGGCACGTACATACATAGTGAAACATCTGCTAAACCCTGAAAAACTTGGAATTCCTGAAGAAGCAGATGTAGGAGATACAGTCTTACATCAAGTATATAAATCAAAAGAGGAACTTAAAAAGCAATGGGGAAAAGACTATGACCTATATTTACAAAAAGTCCAAGATGCGGTTGCTCAAACACAAGGTAAAATATTAACGTATGATAACCAGCCAATTGAGCCTTCATTTTTCTCCACTAGTAATGGATATACAGAAAACTCAGAAGCATATTGGCAGAATGCATTTCCTTATCTAAAAAGTGTTGAAAGTCCTTGGGACAAAGAGTCCCCTAGATTTTACGATCAAAAAACAATTTCAGTTAAAGATTTTGAAAAAGCTCTAGGTGTAAAGCTTGGAAATGATAGTACGATTGGGAAGGTAATATCGAGGACACCAGGAAAACGTGTAGGGGAAGTGGAAATCAGTAACAAAAAGTTTACTGGCCGTCAAATTCGCGAATTACTTGAATTACGCTCCTCAGATTTCGAATGGAAACGGAACGGTAATAATATTGTTATCTCAACAAAAGGCTATGGCCACGGTGTAGGTATGAGTCAATATGGAGCAAATGGAATGGCAGCGGAAGGGAAAACTCATGAACAGATTATTTCCCACTATTACCAAGGTGTCCAAATCACTTCAGCAGACTCATACATCACAAAATTCACAGCCAAACAATAA
- a CDS encoding ABC transporter permease, with translation MSQWFVLFKKEWVEMSRNFKLLWMPLVFILLGIMQPVTSYYLPQILEAAGELPEGAVMEIPVPSSPEVLIGTLGQYGQIGVLVLALGFMGIIAGERSSGVVGMILVKPVSFTSYITAKWLSAVLLTGISFFLGMIASWYYTNLLIGDIAFSTLINGSLVYFVWLAFLVTITVLFSSFLKSSGIVAFVTIVTAILLSAITSLLSKWMTWSPANLSSHSYSIFMTESVGDHFTLVLTVSLALVIMLLVLAAQIFRKKELTE, from the coding sequence ATGAGTCAATGGTTTGTGTTGTTTAAAAAAGAATGGGTTGAAATGAGTCGCAATTTCAAACTACTATGGATGCCTCTAGTATTTATTCTTCTTGGGATTATGCAACCCGTAACGAGCTATTACTTACCTCAAATTCTTGAAGCAGCTGGTGAGCTACCAGAAGGAGCGGTCATGGAAATCCCAGTGCCGTCAAGCCCAGAAGTTTTAATCGGGACACTTGGTCAATATGGCCAAATTGGAGTTCTTGTTTTAGCTCTAGGGTTTATGGGGATTATTGCAGGTGAAAGAAGTAGTGGTGTAGTTGGGATGATTCTAGTAAAACCAGTTTCATTTACATCTTACATTACAGCGAAATGGCTGAGTGCGGTATTACTAACAGGCATTTCATTCTTTTTAGGAATGATTGCTTCATGGTACTATACAAATCTACTGATTGGTGACATTGCCTTTTCAACGTTAATTAATGGATCACTTGTTTATTTTGTGTGGCTTGCATTTCTCGTGACAATTACCGTGCTATTTAGTTCATTTTTAAAAAGCAGTGGGATTGTTGCATTCGTCACAATTGTTACAGCTATCCTACTATCAGCGATTACTTCTCTTCTGTCAAAATGGATGACCTGGTCTCCGGCGAACCTTTCAAGCCACTCATACTCTATATTTATGACAGAATCAGTAGGAGATCATTTTACATTAGTATTAACTGTATCACTTGCTCTAGTTATAATGTTATTAGTTCTTGCTGCACAGATTTTTAGAAAGAAAGAGTTAACAGAATAA
- the murA gene encoding UDP-N-acetylglucosamine 1-carboxyvinyltransferase: MEKIIVRGGKKLNGTVKVEGAKNAVLPVIAASLLASDGKSIICDVPTLSDVYTINEVLRYLGAEVSFKNNEIVVDASGELKTEAPFEYVRKMRASVLVMGSLLARNGRARVALPGGCAIGSRPIDQHLKGFEAMGAVVKVGNGFIDAQVEGKLRGAKVYLDFPSVGATENIMMAASLAEGTSVIENAAKEPEIVDLANFLNSMGAKVRGAGTGTIRIEGVEKLRGTRHNIIPDRIEAGTFMVAAAITGGNVLVQGAVPEHLSSLVAKMEEMGIKIIEERDGLRVIGPEKLKPIDIKTMPHPGFPTDMQSQMMALLLCAKGTSVITETVFENRFMHVEEFRRMNGDIKIEGRSVIINGPSELQGAEVSATDLRAAAALILSGLVADGYTRVTELKHLDRGYVNFHEKLAGLGADIERIADLTIVQPEEQAKANM, from the coding sequence TTGGAAAAAATCATCGTCCGCGGCGGTAAAAAGTTAAACGGCACAGTCAAAGTTGAAGGCGCAAAAAATGCCGTACTACCTGTTATCGCTGCATCCTTGTTAGCTAGTGATGGAAAAAGCATTATATGTGATGTACCCACGCTTTCTGATGTATATACGATTAATGAAGTTCTGCGCTATTTAGGGGCAGAGGTTTCTTTTAAAAATAATGAAATCGTCGTTGATGCATCAGGAGAGCTGAAAACAGAAGCACCATTTGAATATGTCCGCAAAATGCGCGCATCCGTACTAGTTATGGGATCATTACTAGCACGTAATGGTCGCGCACGAGTTGCATTGCCTGGAGGTTGTGCAATTGGATCACGTCCGATTGATCAACACTTAAAAGGCTTTGAAGCAATGGGAGCAGTTGTTAAAGTAGGTAATGGATTTATTGATGCACAGGTTGAAGGAAAACTTCGCGGTGCTAAAGTTTATCTAGATTTCCCAAGTGTTGGGGCAACTGAAAATATTATGATGGCTGCATCTTTAGCTGAAGGAACATCCGTAATTGAAAATGCTGCAAAAGAGCCTGAGATTGTAGACCTTGCAAACTTCCTTAACTCGATGGGAGCGAAGGTAAGAGGAGCAGGTACTGGAACAATCCGAATTGAAGGTGTAGAAAAATTACGAGGTACTAGACACAATATCATTCCTGACAGAATTGAAGCAGGTACTTTTATGGTTGCTGCAGCAATTACTGGCGGAAATGTACTTGTTCAAGGAGCAGTACCAGAGCATTTAAGCTCATTAGTAGCAAAAATGGAAGAAATGGGTATCAAAATTATTGAAGAAAGAGACGGTCTTCGTGTAATTGGACCAGAAAAGTTAAAGCCAATTGACATTAAGACAATGCCTCACCCAGGATTTCCAACAGATATGCAGTCACAGATGATGGCTTTACTTCTATGTGCGAAAGGCACAAGTGTCATTACCGAAACGGTATTCGAAAATCGTTTCATGCATGTTGAAGAATTCCGCCGAATGAATGGCGATATTAAAATTGAAGGTCGTTCCGTTATTATTAATGGCCCTTCAGAACTTCAGGGAGCAGAAGTTTCTGCAACAGACTTACGTGCAGCAGCAGCGTTAATTTTATCAGGCTTAGTTGCTGACGGTTATACACGTGTAACCGAATTAAAGCATCTAGACCGTGGTTACGTTAATTTCCATGAGAAATTAGCTGGTCTTGGAGCTGATATCGAGCGCATCGCTGACCTAACAATCGTTCAACCTGAAGAACAAGCAAAAGCAAATATGTGA
- a CDS encoding NADH-quinone oxidoreductase subunit M, translating to MNESYLLSLLVFSPLLGIILLAFVPKTQEQTIKIVGFLATLPALLLSLFLFFSYRAGADLAKYTEKYQWFGFIKDGPFSVEYDLGISGFSLVMILLTAILSTLAAIASIHIKKEWKGYFMLFLLLELGMLGVFAAENLILFFIFFELTLIPMFFLIGKWGYFEKEKAAFSFLIYNGIGSAILLIVIMILFAKTGTTKISAITAILASPQGTVPTFGAITTELRYGLLIALMVAFGIKLPIFPLHSWMLRVHVQAPPAIVMLHSGILLKIGAFGLIRFGLGFFPEEFKSMAVLIAILGVINLLYGAFLAFIQDDFKMVLAYSSISHMGIVLIGLGSLNEAGIQGAIFQVISHGLISALMFFLIGVIYERVGTSMIRRLGGLAKVMPLASGFLLTAAMASLGLPGMSGFVAEFMAFLGLFKEMPIIAAVGTIGIIMTAVYLLRAVLNVTYGKPNNTYEKAFDMRPIEFVPVFVLLGLIVLIGVYPNVLSQPLQLVLDTIMIGLGG from the coding sequence ATGAACGAATCATATCTTTTATCACTATTAGTATTCTCCCCACTACTAGGAATTATTTTATTGGCATTTGTTCCAAAAACACAGGAGCAAACGATTAAAATAGTAGGATTTTTAGCAACACTTCCAGCACTACTTCTTTCATTATTCTTATTTTTCTCATACCGAGCAGGTGCAGATCTTGCTAAGTATACGGAAAAATATCAATGGTTTGGATTTATCAAAGATGGTCCGTTTTCAGTTGAATATGATCTAGGAATTAGTGGATTCTCTCTAGTCATGATCCTGCTGACAGCCATTCTCTCAACCTTGGCAGCGATTGCCTCCATTCATATTAAAAAAGAATGGAAAGGTTATTTCATGCTATTCCTACTTCTTGAATTAGGGATGCTTGGAGTATTTGCAGCAGAAAACTTAATTTTATTCTTTATCTTTTTCGAATTAACATTAATTCCAATGTTCTTCTTAATTGGTAAATGGGGTTATTTTGAAAAAGAAAAAGCTGCGTTTAGTTTCTTAATTTACAATGGAATCGGTTCTGCCATTCTATTGATTGTAATTATGATTTTATTTGCAAAAACAGGTACTACAAAAATCTCAGCGATTACAGCGATTTTAGCTTCACCACAAGGGACTGTCCCTACATTTGGAGCAATTACAACTGAACTTCGTTATGGTTTATTAATTGCATTAATGGTAGCATTCGGGATTAAGTTACCGATCTTCCCATTACACAGCTGGATGCTTCGAGTTCACGTTCAAGCACCACCAGCCATTGTAATGCTACACTCAGGGATCCTTTTAAAAATTGGTGCATTCGGTTTAATCCGATTTGGATTAGGGTTTTTCCCGGAAGAGTTTAAATCGATGGCTGTCCTAATTGCTATTCTTGGGGTAATCAACTTGTTGTACGGGGCATTTTTAGCATTCATCCAAGATGATTTTAAAATGGTCCTTGCTTATTCAAGTATTTCCCACATGGGAATTGTCTTAATTGGTCTTGGTTCGTTAAATGAAGCAGGAATTCAAGGGGCTATTTTTCAGGTAATCTCACACGGATTGATATCAGCATTGATGTTCTTCCTAATCGGAGTCATTTATGAGCGTGTTGGTACATCCATGATTAGACGCTTAGGCGGACTTGCGAAAGTAATGCCTTTAGCATCTGGATTCTTATTAACAGCAGCGATGGCATCACTAGGCTTACCAGGTATGTCAGGGTTCGTTGCAGAATTTATGGCGTTTTTAGGTCTATTTAAAGAAATGCCAATTATCGCAGCAGTCGGAACAATTGGTATTATCATGACGGCAGTCTATTTACTAAGAGCTGTACTAAATGTGACTTACGGAAAACCAAACAACACATATGAAAAAGCATTTGACATGCGTCCAATCGAATTCGTCCCTGTGTTTGTATTACTTGGTTTAATTGTATTAATCGGGGTATATCCAAATGTCCTTTCACAACCTTTACAGCTAGTGCTTGATACTATAATGATTGGGTTAGGAGGGTAA
- a CDS encoding YwmB family TATA-box binding protein: MNKIITISMTVILIFTLVMYGSLESSATGNRPIDDMLKVFEKNNIAIDEWSFYAKENITTVHDYTDFLELVQLKQTQTDNRFNWSITEEEDKWVATGIYTDTEKTETIKILSTPINQKSYTYLVYDAKGTQLDRDLVDSFYNSFESTMNDIFLENPTIFTCLKGEYSDRIEGVLYNQVDYLLEEFNADEIEATKEETFVSVSAYTDNWKNDIPTLNEKMNIQIALRNSGLGSATTIVVGTPIITSEY, encoded by the coding sequence TTGAATAAAATAATCACAATTAGTATGACAGTTATTTTAATTTTTACATTGGTTATGTATGGAAGTTTAGAAAGTAGTGCAACGGGGAATAGGCCTATAGATGATATGCTTAAAGTTTTCGAAAAAAATAATATTGCTATAGACGAATGGTCTTTTTATGCAAAAGAAAACATCACAACCGTACATGATTATACTGATTTTTTAGAACTGGTTCAGTTAAAGCAAACACAAACAGACAATCGTTTTAATTGGAGCATTACTGAAGAAGAAGACAAATGGGTAGCAACAGGGATTTATACAGATACAGAAAAAACAGAAACAATAAAAATTTTATCAACCCCCATAAACCAAAAGTCCTATACGTATTTAGTTTATGATGCAAAAGGGACGCAGCTAGACCGCGATTTAGTGGATTCTTTCTATAATTCTTTCGAATCGACAATGAATGACATCTTTCTAGAAAATCCCACAATTTTCACTTGTTTAAAAGGTGAATACAGTGATAGAATTGAAGGGGTTTTGTATAATCAGGTCGATTATCTTTTAGAAGAATTTAATGCAGATGAAATTGAAGCGACGAAAGAAGAGACATTTGTCTCGGTATCTGCATATACTGACAACTGGAAGAACGATATTCCAACTTTAAATGAGAAAATGAATATACAAATCGCGTTACGAAATTCTGGGTTGGGTTCGGCGACAACTATAGTAGTTGGAACACCAATCATAACTTCTGAATATTAA